A genomic segment from Chanos chanos chromosome 2, fChaCha1.1, whole genome shotgun sequence encodes:
- the rnf103 gene encoding E3 ubiquitin-protein ligase RNF103 isoform X2, with protein MWLKLFFLLLYFLVLFVLARFFEAVVWYETGIFATQLVDPVTLSFKKLKTILECRGLGYSGLAEKRDVRELVENSGDLMQGELYSALKNEKDQTGTDSSTTFSGEMHFYELVEDTKDGIWLVQVIAQDRNPLLSKANWGKMVQKVSQFGIRTGTFNCSSDSRYCHKRGWVKSTLIMSVPQTNASKGKVMLKEYNGRRIETEHIFKWMTAHVASRIKTIRFSQQLMEDWYQKEKQPVKMFLFAKLLQPPAFFSTLSIKFTGRIEFIFVDVRNWDNTSCLEEIGVQHMPSYILKTPEGIYRYGNSTGEFISLHAMDTFLRSVQPEVNDLFVLSLVMVNLMAWMDLFITQGATIKRFVVLISTLGTYNSLLIISWLPILGFLQLPYIENFYEYSLKLLRYADTTTIASWVRADWTFYSSHPALFLSTYLAHGLLIDYFEKKRRCGDEDQNANNLEWLSSLWDWYTSYLVHPIASFQNFPNESDWDDDPNFLLERLAFPDLWLHPLVPIDYIKNLPTWRFKCVHTEGTSPEDCDHNLQSKTMHNLSCDQDDHHCGTESPPRSCRRSEGSKSEEPWSAAEEQDTDWSQWPCDMLHCTECVVCLENFEINCLVMGLPCGHVFHQQCIVVWLAGGRHCCPVCRWPPYKKRPVRPGHVADPLEHD; from the exons atgTGGCTGAAACTGTTCTTTTTGCTTCTTTACTTTTTGGTGTTATTTGTTTTGGCAAGATTTTTTGAAGCCGTTGTATGGTATGAGACTGGTATTTTTGCAACCCAGCTTGTGGACCCTGTAACACTGAGTTTCAAGAAGTTGAAGACAATTCTTGAGTGTCGAGGACTGGGCTACTCAGGACTTGCAGAAAAGCGAGATGTTAGAGAACTGGTGGAAAATTCAG GAGATCTCATGCAAGGGGAGCTGTATTCTGCTCTTAAGAATGAAAAGGATCAAACTGGGACAGACTCTAGCACCACCTTTAGTGGGGAGATGCATTTCTATGAATTGGTAGAAGACACCAAGGATGGGATCTGGTTGGTCCAGgtga TTGCTCAAGACAGAAATCCACTGCTAAGCAAAGCCAACTGGGGCAAGATGGTTCAGAAAGTTTCTCAATTTGGCATTCGAACTGGAACCTTTAACTGCTCAAGTGACTCAAG GTATTGCCATAAACGTGGATGGGTGAAGTCCACGCTCATCATGTCTGTGCCTCAGACCAATGCCTCCAAAGGAAAGGTCATGCTGAAGGAATACAATGGCAGACGCATTGAGACAGagcacatttttaaatggatgACTGCGCATGTGGCCTCTCGCATTAAAACTATCCGCTTCTCTCAGCAACTGATGGAGGACTGGTACCAGAAGGAAAAGCAGCCAGTGAAGATGTTCTTGTTTGCTAAGCTTCTCCAGCCACCAGCTTTCTTTTCCACCCTTAGCATCAAGTTCACAGGACGCATAGAGTTCATCTTTGTTGATGTGCGGAACTGGGACAATACAAGTTGCCTGGAGGAGATTGGAGTGCAGCACATGCCCTCATACATCCTCAAAACACCTGAGGGTATCTACCGATATGGCAACAGCACAGGAGAATTCATATCCTTGCACGCCATGGACACATTTCTTCGCTCTGTCCAGCCTGAGGTCaatgatttgtttgttcttaGCTTGGTCATGGTGAATCTCATGGCTTGGATGGATTTGTTCATAACACAAGGAGCCACCATCAAACGCTTTGTGGTTCTTATCAGCACTCTAGGAACCTATAACTCTTTGCTCATTATCTCTTGGCTTCCCATCCTTGGTTTTCTTCAGTTGCCATACATTGAGAACTTCTATGAGTACAGTCTCAAACTGCTGCGCTATGCAGATACCACCACCATTGCCTCTTGGGTGAGGGCCGACTGGACCTTCTATTCCTCACACCCAGCGCTTTTCCTCAGCACCTACTTAGCCCATGGTCTTCTCATCGACTActttgagaagaaaaggagatgTGGAGATGAAGACCAAAATGCCAACAACCTGGAATGGTTGTCCAGTTTGTGGGACTGGTACACCAGCTATTTGGTCCATCCCATTGCCTCTTTTCAGAACTTTCCTAATGAGTCAGACTGGGACGATGATCCGAATTTCCTTTTAGAGCGGTTAGCCTTTCCAGATTTGTGGCTTCACCCTCTTGTTCCTATTGACTACATCAAAAACCTACCTACCTGGAGGTTCAAGTGCGTACATACAGAGGGTACCAGCCCAGAGGACTGTGATCATAACTTACAGAGTAAAACGATGCATAATTTAAGCTGTGACCAGGATGATCATCACTGTGGTACAGAAAGTCCTCCAAGGAGTTGTCGACGTTCAGAGGGATCAAAGTCAGAGGAACCATGGTCTGCGGCAGAAGAACAGGACACCGACTGGTCCCAGTGGCCCTGTGACATGCTCCATTGCACCGAATGCGTAGTGTGTTTGGAGAACTTTGAGATCAATTGCCTTGTCATGGGACTGCCATGTGGTCATGTTTTCCACCAGCAGTGCATTGTGGTATGGCTAGCAGGTGGACGACATTGCTGTCCAGTGTGCAGGTGGCCGCCTTACAAGAAGAGACCAGTGAGACCAGGTCATGTGGCTGACCCACTGGAGCATGACTAG
- the npy7r gene encoding neuropeptide Y receptor Y7: MGPSDTANGTDDMAYGNKGHSHGHRKIFGNNSVGPYKPEFTDDITKHLSVQIILIMAYSLIILLGLVGNALVIYMIILYRNMRTVTNYFIANLALADLMVDTLCLPFTLVYTLMDEWKFGAVMCHMVPYAQALSVHVSIMTLTVIALERYRCIVFHLGQRLSRCASFVIIGLTWTFAAILAGPLAIFREYRYEEIPYINLRIAVCSEKWPHGSNWDGIIYSLSMLLLQYVLPLGIISYAYVCIWIKLKNHVSPSNRNDSIQRRKKTTKMLALVVVVFAVCWLPFHVFQLASDLDLVLKFEEYKLLYTLFHIVAMCSTFTNPLLYGWMNKNYRNGFLMFFRCEHKPDTIHPEGSFRTRSLRGLIVNGPNDGQPAAAV, translated from the coding sequence ATGGGCCCATCTGACACAGCTAATGGCACTGATGACATGGCCTATGGGAACAAGGGTCATTCCCATGGGCATCGGAAGATTTTTGGGAACAACAGTGTGGGCCCTTACAAACCTGAATTTACTGATGACATCACCAAACACCTGAGTGTGCAGATTATTCTCATAATGGCATACTCTCTCATTATCCTGTTGGGCCTGGTCGGCAATGCTCTAGTCATTTACATGATCATCCTGTATAGAAACATGCGTACTGTTACCAACTACTTCATTGCGAACTTGGCCTTGGCAGACCTGATGGTGGACACATTGTGTCTACCCTTCACGCTGGTCTACACGCTGATGGATGAGTGGAAGTTTGGAGCAGTGATGTGCCACATGGTACCATATGCCCAGGCTCTCAGTGTCCATGTGTCCATCATGACCCTCACTGTAATTGCTCTTGAGCGCTACCGTTGTATAGTTTTTCACCTTGGACAACGCCTCTCCAGATGTGCCAGCTTTGTTATCATAGGCCTCACGTGGACATTTGCAGCCATACTGGCTGGACCATTGGCCATATTTAGAGAGTACAGATATGAGGAGATCCCCTACATCAACCTTCGGATTGCCGTTTGTTCTGAGAAGTGGCCCCACGGCAGCAACTGGGATGGAATCATATATAGTCTGTCCATGCTCCTTCTGCAATATGTGTTGCCACTAGGCATCATTAGTTATGCTTATGTGTGCATCTGGATAAAACTTAAGAACCATGTCAGCCCTTCCAACCGTAACGATAGCATCCAACGCCGCAAGAAAACCACCAAGATGCTGGCTCTAGTGGTGGTGGTATTTGCCGTTTGCTGGCTGCCTTTCCATGTGTTTCAGCTGGCCAGTGATCTGGACCTGGTGCTAAAATTTGAGGAGTACAAGCTGCTCTATACATTGTTTCATATTGTAGCCATGTGCTCAACATTCACCAATCCCCTGCTCTACGGCTGGATGAACAAGAATTACAGGAATGGCTTTCTCATGTTTTTTCGCTGTGAGCACAAACCTGACACAATCCATCCAGAAGGTTCCTTCAGGACTCGATCTCTGAGAGGTTTGATTGTGAATGGACCAAATGATGGACAACCAGCAGCTGCTGTCTGA
- the rnf103 gene encoding E3 ubiquitin-protein ligase RNF103 isoform X1, whose amino-acid sequence MWLKLFFLLLYFLVLFVLARFFEAVVWYETGIFATQLVDPVTLSFKKLKTILECRGLGYSGLAEKRDVRELVENSGDLMQGELYSALKNEKDQTGTDSSTTFSGEMHFYELVEDTKDGIWLVQVVAQDRNPLLSKANWGKMVQKVSQFGIRTGTFNCSSDSRYCHKRGWVKSTLIMSVPQTNASKGKVMLKEYNGRRIETEHIFKWMTAHVASRIKTIRFSQQLMEDWYQKEKQPVKMFLFAKLLQPPAFFSTLSIKFTGRIEFIFVDVRNWDNTSCLEEIGVQHMPSYILKTPEGIYRYGNSTGEFISLHAMDTFLRSVQPEVNDLFVLSLVMVNLMAWMDLFITQGATIKRFVVLISTLGTYNSLLIISWLPILGFLQLPYIENFYEYSLKLLRYADTTTIASWVRADWTFYSSHPALFLSTYLAHGLLIDYFEKKRRCGDEDQNANNLEWLSSLWDWYTSYLVHPIASFQNFPNESDWDDDPNFLLERLAFPDLWLHPLVPIDYIKNLPTWRFKCVHTEGTSPEDCDHNLQSKTMHNLSCDQDDHHCGTESPPRSCRRSEGSKSEEPWSAAEEQDTDWSQWPCDMLHCTECVVCLENFEINCLVMGLPCGHVFHQQCIVVWLAGGRHCCPVCRWPPYKKRPVRPGHVADPLEHD is encoded by the exons atgTGGCTGAAACTGTTCTTTTTGCTTCTTTACTTTTTGGTGTTATTTGTTTTGGCAAGATTTTTTGAAGCCGTTGTATGGTATGAGACTGGTATTTTTGCAACCCAGCTTGTGGACCCTGTAACACTGAGTTTCAAGAAGTTGAAGACAATTCTTGAGTGTCGAGGACTGGGCTACTCAGGACTTGCAGAAAAGCGAGATGTTAGAGAACTGGTGGAAAATTCAG GAGATCTCATGCAAGGGGAGCTGTATTCTGCTCTTAAGAATGAAAAGGATCAAACTGGGACAGACTCTAGCACCACCTTTAGTGGGGAGATGCATTTCTATGAATTGGTAGAAGACACCAAGGATGGGATCTGGTTGGTCCAG GTAGTTGCTCAAGACAGAAATCCACTGCTAAGCAAAGCCAACTGGGGCAAGATGGTTCAGAAAGTTTCTCAATTTGGCATTCGAACTGGAACCTTTAACTGCTCAAGTGACTCAAG GTATTGCCATAAACGTGGATGGGTGAAGTCCACGCTCATCATGTCTGTGCCTCAGACCAATGCCTCCAAAGGAAAGGTCATGCTGAAGGAATACAATGGCAGACGCATTGAGACAGagcacatttttaaatggatgACTGCGCATGTGGCCTCTCGCATTAAAACTATCCGCTTCTCTCAGCAACTGATGGAGGACTGGTACCAGAAGGAAAAGCAGCCAGTGAAGATGTTCTTGTTTGCTAAGCTTCTCCAGCCACCAGCTTTCTTTTCCACCCTTAGCATCAAGTTCACAGGACGCATAGAGTTCATCTTTGTTGATGTGCGGAACTGGGACAATACAAGTTGCCTGGAGGAGATTGGAGTGCAGCACATGCCCTCATACATCCTCAAAACACCTGAGGGTATCTACCGATATGGCAACAGCACAGGAGAATTCATATCCTTGCACGCCATGGACACATTTCTTCGCTCTGTCCAGCCTGAGGTCaatgatttgtttgttcttaGCTTGGTCATGGTGAATCTCATGGCTTGGATGGATTTGTTCATAACACAAGGAGCCACCATCAAACGCTTTGTGGTTCTTATCAGCACTCTAGGAACCTATAACTCTTTGCTCATTATCTCTTGGCTTCCCATCCTTGGTTTTCTTCAGTTGCCATACATTGAGAACTTCTATGAGTACAGTCTCAAACTGCTGCGCTATGCAGATACCACCACCATTGCCTCTTGGGTGAGGGCCGACTGGACCTTCTATTCCTCACACCCAGCGCTTTTCCTCAGCACCTACTTAGCCCATGGTCTTCTCATCGACTActttgagaagaaaaggagatgTGGAGATGAAGACCAAAATGCCAACAACCTGGAATGGTTGTCCAGTTTGTGGGACTGGTACACCAGCTATTTGGTCCATCCCATTGCCTCTTTTCAGAACTTTCCTAATGAGTCAGACTGGGACGATGATCCGAATTTCCTTTTAGAGCGGTTAGCCTTTCCAGATTTGTGGCTTCACCCTCTTGTTCCTATTGACTACATCAAAAACCTACCTACCTGGAGGTTCAAGTGCGTACATACAGAGGGTACCAGCCCAGAGGACTGTGATCATAACTTACAGAGTAAAACGATGCATAATTTAAGCTGTGACCAGGATGATCATCACTGTGGTACAGAAAGTCCTCCAAGGAGTTGTCGACGTTCAGAGGGATCAAAGTCAGAGGAACCATGGTCTGCGGCAGAAGAACAGGACACCGACTGGTCCCAGTGGCCCTGTGACATGCTCCATTGCACCGAATGCGTAGTGTGTTTGGAGAACTTTGAGATCAATTGCCTTGTCATGGGACTGCCATGTGGTCATGTTTTCCACCAGCAGTGCATTGTGGTATGGCTAGCAGGTGGACGACATTGCTGTCCAGTGTGCAGGTGGCCGCCTTACAAGAAGAGACCAGTGAGACCAGGTCATGTGGCTGACCCACTGGAGCATGACTAG
- the mxd3 gene encoding max dimerization protein 3 — MEVNACNIQVLLQAAEYLDRREREAEHGYASVLPHYSRGVVDKRSKHKAKKNSPGNSRSIHNELEKHRRAQLRHYLEQLKQQVPLSSDSVRNTTLNLLRQAQLHIKNLQEQDERAELLKDQLRWEQRELRVRLEQLQGTERMRNDSLGSTMSSEKSDSDREDVEVDVESMVWTLESDGLGTAQAEVDHSYSTPDRAWL, encoded by the exons atggAGGTTAACGCATGCAATATTCAAGTTCTTCTGCAAGCTGCCGAATATTTGGAccgaagagagagag aagCAGAACATGGTTATGCGTCCGTACTACCACACTATAGCAGAGGGGTAGTCGATAAACGAAGCAAACATAAAGCCAAGAAGAATTCTCCTGGGAACAGCAG GTCAATTCACAATGAATTggaaaaacacag GCGGGCTCAGCTGAGGCATTACCTGGAGCAGTTAAAGCAGCAGGTTCCTCTGTCTTCTGACTCAGTGAGAAATACCACACTTAACCTACTGAGACAGGCACAATTACACATTAAG AACTTACAGGAGCAGGATGAGAGAGCTGAGCTCCTAAAGGATCAGTTGCGTTGGGAACAGAGGGAGCTACGTGTTCGACTGGAGCAGTTGCAGGGAACTGAGAGGATGCGGAATGACAGTCTAGGCTCTACCATGTCTTCTGAGAAGTCTGATTCAGACAGAG AGGATGTTGAGGTTGATGTTGAGAGCATGGTTTGGACTCTGGAGTCAGATGGCCTAGGCACAGCACAAGCTGAGGTAGACCACAGTTACTCTACCCCTGACCGAGCCTGGTTATGA
- the prelid1a gene encoding PRELI domain containing 1a, which yields MVKYFSCAGVLKNSWDQVSLAFWQRYPNPYSNHVLTEDIIFREVTPDNRLISRRLLTKTSRAPRWAEKFLPVHMARSAYIIEDSIVDPQQRTMTTLTWNITHARLMSVEERCLYTVNPDNNNWTEIKREAWISSSLYGLTRAIQEFGLARFKSSVTKTMKGFEYVLAKMQGETPSRTLAETATEKARETALAAKEKAKDLASQAHKKQYV from the exons ATGGTGAAGTATTTCAGCTGTGCTGGTGTTTTGAAAAATTCATGGGACCAAGTCTCTCTTGCATTTTGGCAAAGATATCCCAACCCATACAG TAATCATGTGTTGACTGAAGACATCATCTTTCGGGAGGTGACTCCTGACAACCGGCTCATTTCCAGACGTCTCCTGACCAAAACCAGCCGAGCGCCTCGTTGGGCAGAGAAGTTTTTGCCTGTCCACATGGCACGCTCAGCGTACATCATTGAGGACTCAATAGTGGACCCTCAGCAAAGGACCATGACCACGCTCACCTGGAACATTACCCACGCGCGTCTCATG tcTGTGGAGGAACGCTGTTTGTACACAGTGAACCCTGACAATAACAACTGGACAGAGATTAAGAGAGAGGCCTGGATCTCATCCAGTCTGTACGGTCTCACCAGAGCTATTCAG GAATTTGGCCTCGCAAGGTTTAAGAGCAGTGTCACAAAAACCATGAAAGGGTTTGAATATGTTTTGGCCAAAATGCAAG GTGAGACCCCCTCCAGAACACTGGCTGAAACTGCGACTGAGAAGGCCCGTGAGACAGCGCTAGCTGCCAAAGAGAAAGCGAAGGACCTAGCCTCCCAGGCTCACAAAAAGCAATATGTATGA